From Virgibacillus ihumii, the proteins below share one genomic window:
- a CDS encoding DUF1641 domain-containing protein, whose amino-acid sequence MAEPISNVKKMEIPKEKIQQDNLEEVIEAVSENKEAILKGIDFLNTLNNNGMLDMSHALVKHKEDALENVMNELNKSQYAKVLENIMQLVFLAGELRVDDMKYFAGRLNDGMEAAGNQEQNDKTSYFDLMKALKDPEINRSITMLLAFLKGMGKE is encoded by the coding sequence ATGGCTGAGCCGATTTCAAATGTTAAGAAGATGGAGATTCCAAAAGAAAAAATACAGCAGGACAACCTGGAAGAAGTAATAGAAGCGGTCAGCGAAAATAAGGAAGCTATTTTAAAAGGAATTGACTTTTTGAACACACTGAATAACAACGGAATGCTCGACATGAGTCATGCACTTGTAAAGCATAAAGAAGATGCGCTTGAGAATGTGATGAACGAGTTAAACAAATCGCAATATGCAAAAGTGCTGGAAAATATTATGCAGCTCGTATTTCTCGCCGGTGAACTCAGAGTGGACGATATGAAATATTTTGCTGGACGGTTGAATGATGGGATGGAGGCAGCCGGAAATCAGGAGCAGAACGATAAAACATCATATTTTGACCTGATGAAGGCGCTGAAAGACCCGGAAATAAACCGAAGTATCACCATGCTTCTGGCATTTTTGAAAGGAATGGGAAAAGAATAA
- a CDS encoding carbon starvation CstA family protein has protein sequence MNGVLVAIIGLVVFALGYRYYSKFVAEKIFRLDPDYVTPAHKYKDGVDFVPTNKFVLWGHHFSSVAGAAPIVGPAIAVYWGWLPALLWVLLGTVFAAGVHDFGTLVLSVRNKGQSVGTLANRLIGQRAKVLFLFIILILVLMVNAVFAWVIANLFISFPASVLSIFIQIPLAVWIGYAVYKRQKKMLVPSIIALFVMYFTAVIAAKVEWLQIDLVRYMGGEDGTGLFGLGAVSTAFLIWIIILMVYVYIASTLPVWKLLQPRDFINSHQLSVGLLMLYLGLLFTNPDITAPLTHTDTEVSWFPLLFITIACGAISGFHGLVSSGTSSKQLNKETDARLVGYFGAVGEGSLALVSILAVVTFFPSADEFLNTYSSFTAASSAGLNVFVEAAGQLATGLFIPADVARTIVSVIVISFAATSLDTSVRLMRYIISELGIEYKAPALTKKHVATSIAVVTSAMLVLIPEGPKGFGSGGYLLWPLFGTSNQLLAAISLLLITIWLKKQGRNYMITLIPMVFVMIVTLWAMFQQVILQWSWFGTESNTLLFVLGAIIFVFAVWIILTAFQTLASSKDNPIDKGQ, from the coding sequence TTGAATGGTGTATTAGTAGCGATTATCGGTTTAGTTGTGTTTGCCTTAGGTTACCGATATTATTCAAAATTTGTCGCGGAAAAAATATTCCGGCTTGACCCGGATTACGTTACGCCGGCGCACAAGTATAAGGATGGCGTTGACTTTGTTCCAACAAATAAGTTTGTGTTATGGGGTCACCATTTTTCATCTGTTGCGGGTGCAGCACCAATTGTCGGACCGGCAATTGCGGTATACTGGGGCTGGCTGCCGGCACTTCTATGGGTCCTGCTGGGAACTGTATTTGCGGCGGGGGTACACGACTTTGGCACACTCGTATTATCAGTAAGGAACAAGGGACAGTCTGTGGGGACGTTAGCTAACCGACTAATCGGTCAGCGGGCAAAGGTCTTATTCCTATTTATTATTCTCATTCTGGTGTTAATGGTAAACGCGGTATTTGCCTGGGTTATTGCCAACTTATTTATTTCATTCCCGGCAAGTGTTTTATCGATTTTTATTCAGATTCCGCTTGCAGTATGGATTGGCTATGCTGTATATAAACGTCAGAAAAAAATGCTCGTTCCATCAATAATTGCACTTTTTGTGATGTATTTTACGGCTGTTATCGCTGCAAAAGTGGAATGGCTGCAAATTGACCTGGTGAGATACATGGGGGGAGAAGATGGTACCGGACTATTTGGTCTTGGAGCTGTATCAACTGCGTTTTTAATCTGGATTATTATTCTGATGGTCTATGTTTATATTGCATCAACACTGCCGGTTTGGAAACTGCTCCAGCCGCGTGATTTTATCAATTCACACCAGCTTAGTGTTGGTCTGCTGATGCTTTATCTTGGGTTATTATTCACTAATCCCGACATTACAGCTCCGCTTACACATACGGATACAGAGGTATCGTGGTTTCCACTTCTGTTTATTACCATTGCGTGTGGTGCGATTTCCGGTTTCCATGGACTTGTTTCCAGTGGAACATCCTCCAAACAATTGAATAAGGAAACCGATGCAAGATTGGTAGGTTATTTCGGTGCAGTTGGGGAAGGATCCCTGGCACTGGTATCGATTTTAGCTGTTGTTACATTTTTTCCAAGTGCCGATGAATTTTTGAACACGTACAGCAGTTTCACCGCAGCAAGCAGTGCAGGACTTAATGTATTCGTGGAAGCAGCAGGACAACTCGCAACCGGGCTATTTATCCCGGCAGACGTGGCAAGAACAATTGTATCAGTAATTGTTATCAGTTTTGCTGCAACGTCACTTGATACATCAGTTCGACTGATGCGCTATATCATTTCGGAACTTGGGATTGAATATAAGGCTCCAGCATTGACGAAAAAACATGTTGCCACTTCCATCGCTGTTGTAACCAGTGCCATGCTGGTACTTATTCCCGAGGGTCCAAAAGGCTTCGGCTCCGGCGGGTATCTGTTGTGGCCGTTGTTTGGGACATCGAATCAGCTGCTCGCAGCCATCAGTTTATTGCTCATTACCATTTGGCTGAAAAAACAGGGCAGAAACTATATGATAACCTTAATCCCGATGGTCTTTGTCATGATTGTTACATTATGGGCCATGTTCCAGCAGGTTATCCTGCAATGGTCCTGGTTTGGTACTGAATCAAACACGTTATTGTTTGTATTAGGAGCCATTATCTTTGTGTTTGCGGTATGGATTATTTTGACCGCTTTCCAAACACTTGCCAGCAGTAAAGATAATCCGATTGATAAGGGACAATAA
- a CDS encoding cory-CC-star protein, with protein MLDKMKKLIEFYEEVISMPHRTEIARELRDEDDLFLLLLYSEMIGIPNPVYYYTLELYPYMIERFHDWHLRMGMEKSPMSGIRCC; from the coding sequence ATGCTGGATAAAATGAAAAAATTAATTGAGTTTTATGAAGAAGTGATCAGTATGCCACACCGAACTGAAATTGCACGGGAATTAAGAGATGAAGATGACTTATTTTTGCTGCTGCTTTATTCAGAAATGATCGGAATCCCGAACCCGGTGTATTACTATACGCTGGAACTGTATCCATATATGATTGAACGGTTCCATGACTGGCATTTGCGGATGGGAATGGAGAAATCACCAATGAGCGGAATCCGCTGCTGCTGA
- a CDS encoding ArsA family ATPase has protein sequence MEVLNKKIIFVGGKGGVGKSTSAAAIAWNAARSGEKTLLISTDPAHNLGDIFSRPIGGNTTNIAENLSAIEIDPEIETENYIKGVKENLNGLVQSSMVEEVHRQLDTAKASPGADEAALFDKLISIILEESEHYDKLVFDTAPTGHTIRLLSLPELMGVWIEGMLQKRQKTNENYTQLLNDGEPIEDPIYDVLKERQERFSEAREYLLNGSKTGFVFVMNPERLPILETEKAIELLDKYHLHVKTLIINKVLPDDADGEFIMQRKAYETQYMDLIEKTFTKQELIYVPFFSYDITSKQQLEKFSGYFSAKN, from the coding sequence ATGGAAGTTCTTAATAAAAAAATCATTTTTGTCGGCGGTAAAGGCGGGGTGGGGAAATCCACTTCGGCTGCTGCTATTGCCTGGAATGCTGCACGCAGCGGAGAGAAAACATTGTTGATTTCAACAGACCCTGCACATAATTTAGGGGATATTTTCAGCCGGCCAATCGGTGGAAATACAACAAATATTGCAGAAAATCTGTCCGCTATTGAAATTGATCCTGAAATCGAAACGGAGAATTATATAAAAGGTGTTAAAGAGAATCTGAATGGGCTTGTACAGTCAAGCATGGTCGAAGAGGTGCACAGGCAGCTTGATACAGCTAAAGCTTCTCCTGGTGCGGATGAAGCAGCGCTCTTTGATAAACTGATTTCAATTATTTTGGAGGAAAGTGAGCACTATGACAAGCTGGTGTTTGATACCGCACCAACCGGACACACAATCAGATTGCTGTCGCTGCCGGAATTGATGGGTGTCTGGATTGAAGGAATGCTGCAAAAACGCCAGAAAACAAATGAAAATTACACCCAGTTGCTCAATGATGGGGAACCGATTGAAGACCCGATTTATGATGTGCTGAAAGAACGGCAGGAACGCTTTTCAGAGGCGAGAGAGTATTTGCTCAATGGCTCCAAAACCGGATTTGTATTTGTGATGAATCCGGAACGCTTGCCCATATTGGAAACGGAAAAAGCAATCGAATTACTTGATAAGTATCATCTGCATGTTAAAACACTGATAATCAATAAGGTACTTCCCGATGATGCGGATGGAGAGTTTATTATGCAGCGGAAGGCTTATGAAACGCAGTATATGGATTTAATCGAAAAAACGTTTACCAAACAGGAATTAATTTATGTTCCATTTTTCTCTTATGATATTACCAGTAAACAACAGTTGGAAAAGTTCAGCGGCTATTTCAGTGCGAAGAATTAA
- a CDS encoding zinc-binding dehydrogenase — translation MKAFVHEQGELRLKNVDEPFADHGLVTVAIRSAGLNRRDLSIPKRRGSAADVLILGSDGAGVIESVGEGVSEVSAGDEVVINPALRWQENSDAPPEGFSIFDGTFAEKIVLPADQVEKKPEHLSWDEAGILALSALTGFRALFTKGNVKEGDTVFIPGAGSGVATYLIQFAKNAGAKVIVSSRSAKKREQAQELGADIVVDTNSDWQEELKNEIVDLVIESVGRATFNRSLEVLKKGGRMVVFGATTEDTVDLDLRAFFYGQYQLFGSTMGSRQELKAMLDHVNKHQVRPVLDRTFTLDEAQQAMDYLGEGKQFGNVALRISE, via the coding sequence ATGAAAGCTTTTGTACATGAACAAGGTGAATTACGCTTGAAAAATGTGGACGAGCCATTTGCTGACCATGGATTGGTGACAGTTGCTATTCGGTCGGCAGGGTTGAATCGACGGGATCTGTCTATTCCAAAGCGCCGCGGATCTGCTGCTGATGTATTAATTCTCGGGTCAGATGGCGCCGGGGTAATTGAATCTGTTGGAGAAGGTGTTTCAGAGGTGTCCGCCGGGGATGAAGTAGTGATTAATCCAGCATTACGATGGCAGGAGAACAGTGATGCACCGCCGGAAGGTTTTAGTATTTTTGACGGTACATTTGCTGAAAAGATTGTCCTGCCAGCAGATCAGGTGGAAAAAAAGCCGGAACATCTTTCGTGGGACGAGGCAGGTATTCTGGCATTGTCTGCACTAACGGGGTTTCGTGCCTTATTCACGAAAGGTAATGTGAAGGAAGGGGATACGGTCTTTATTCCAGGTGCGGGCAGCGGTGTTGCCACCTATTTGATACAATTTGCCAAAAATGCTGGTGCCAAGGTTATTGTTTCCTCCAGGAGCGCAAAGAAAAGAGAGCAGGCACAGGAACTTGGTGCTGATATCGTCGTGGACACGAACAGTGACTGGCAAGAAGAGCTGAAGAATGAAATAGTTGATTTGGTGATTGAGAGTGTCGGACGTGCAACGTTCAACAGATCATTGGAAGTGCTGAAAAAGGGTGGACGTATGGTAGTATTCGGAGCAACTACAGAAGATACTGTCGACTTGGATTTGCGTGCGTTTTTCTACGGTCAGTACCAGCTCTTTGGCTCTACGATGGGAAGCAGGCAGGAACTAAAGGCGATGCTGGACCACGTTAATAAGCACCAGGTCAGGCCGGTTTTAGATCGTACTTTTACCTTGGATGAAGCACAGCAGGCAATGGACTATCTGGGCGAAGGAAAACAATTTGGAAATGTTGCGCTGCGTATAAGTGAATAA
- a CDS encoding DUF421 domain-containing protein yields MSFVVLAMELITGFVLLFILVKIIGKKIIEQITPFTFIAAIVLSELLGNALYDKKIGVEYIIFSMTLWAIMILTVEVFSQKFLLFRKVSEGKPSVLIHNGIINRDQLKKNRMNINQLQSLLRQSETFSIREVAYCYLEANGSISILKKTPKQKVQQEDMQMPPKPVYVPVTLIRDGELLHDELADIGKNLDWLKSELKNQGIDNFGDVFLAEWLEGDGLFAQTIKQVSG; encoded by the coding sequence ATGAGTTTTGTCGTGTTGGCAATGGAACTGATTACCGGATTTGTCTTGCTGTTTATTTTAGTTAAAATAATTGGGAAAAAAATTATCGAACAGATTACACCGTTTACCTTCATCGCGGCAATTGTTCTGAGTGAACTCCTGGGGAATGCGCTGTACGATAAGAAAATTGGGGTCGAATATATTATCTTTTCCATGACATTATGGGCAATCATGATCTTAACTGTCGAAGTTTTTAGTCAGAAATTTCTGCTGTTTCGAAAAGTATCTGAAGGTAAACCATCGGTCCTGATTCACAATGGAATTATTAATCGTGACCAGTTAAAAAAGAACCGCATGAATATTAACCAGCTTCAGAGTCTGCTGCGCCAATCTGAAACTTTCTCAATCCGTGAAGTCGCGTATTGCTATCTTGAAGCAAACGGATCAATCAGTATCCTGAAAAAAACACCGAAGCAGAAAGTACAACAGGAAGATATGCAAATGCCTCCAAAACCGGTGTATGTTCCGGTAACGCTAATTCGCGATGGAGAATTACTGCATGATGAACTGGCAGATATCGGAAAAAACTTAGACTGGTTGAAAAGTGAGCTGAAAAATCAGGGAATTGATAACTTTGGTGATGTGTTCCTGGCTGAATGGCTGGAAGGCGATGGACTTTTTGCTCAAACAATTAAACAGGTATCAGGATGA
- a CDS encoding DUF421 domain-containing protein, with protein sequence MPGWLEVIIRSLSLLVALFFITKMLGKKQMSQLDIFQYITGIVIGSIVATHATDLNTQFEYAFIALLVWFLVPFGVELLSLKSKRVRDFTQNKGTVFIQNGKIMEDNLKKERFSTDDLLEELRDNNFFRAADVEFAILEPTGKLNVLPKKEHQPVTNKDLGLKPAPEKEPQTVIMDGKALMEPLTNASLNTNWLETELEKLNVSIENVFLGQVDSSGQLTVDLYDDMINVPSPSEKPLLLASMKKCQADLELFSLATENQQVKEMYERNSQRMAETINMIEKYLR encoded by the coding sequence ATGCCAGGCTGGCTTGAGGTTATCATCCGCTCATTAAGTCTTTTAGTGGCACTGTTTTTTATTACGAAAATGCTTGGGAAAAAGCAAATGTCACAACTGGATATTTTTCAATATATTACAGGCATTGTAATCGGCAGCATCGTCGCAACACATGCCACAGACCTGAACACACAATTTGAGTATGCCTTTATTGCATTATTGGTTTGGTTCCTCGTGCCTTTCGGGGTGGAATTATTATCATTAAAAAGCAAGCGAGTCCGCGATTTCACCCAGAACAAAGGTACCGTTTTTATTCAAAATGGCAAAATCATGGAAGATAACCTTAAAAAAGAACGTTTCTCGACTGATGACTTACTTGAAGAATTACGCGATAACAATTTTTTCAGAGCAGCCGATGTCGAGTTTGCCATACTGGAGCCAACCGGAAAATTGAATGTACTGCCCAAAAAGGAACATCAACCGGTAACCAATAAGGATCTTGGTCTGAAACCTGCCCCTGAGAAAGAACCGCAGACAGTTATTATGGATGGAAAAGCATTAATGGAGCCATTAACAAATGCTTCATTGAACACAAACTGGCTGGAAACCGAACTGGAAAAATTGAATGTAAGCATCGAAAATGTTTTTCTTGGGCAAGTGGATTCGTCCGGACAGTTAACCGTTGACTTGTACGATGACATGATTAACGTTCCAAGTCCATCAGAGAAACCATTGCTGCTAGCTTCCATGAAAAAATGTCAGGCCGATTTGGAGTTATTTTCGTTAGCAACCGAAAATCAACAGGTGAAAGAAATGTATGAGAGAAACAGTCAGCGCATGGCAGAGACAATTAACATGATTGAGAAATATTTACGATAG
- a CDS encoding DUF1657 domain-containing protein: MTVGSQVKACYASIKSAEATLMSLKGKSSDPEAREAFDKARTTMEDVKSDLENQIIYLSQEEPQYKS, encoded by the coding sequence ATGACTGTAGGTTCACAAGTAAAAGCTTGTTATGCATCCATCAAAAGCGCCGAGGCAACCTTGATGAGTTTGAAAGGTAAATCAAGTGACCCGGAAGCCAGGGAAGCATTTGATAAGGCCCGTACCACTATGGAGGATGTAAAATCAGATCTGGAAAATCAGATTATATACCTTTCACAGGAAGAACCGCAATATAAAAGCTAA
- the spoVAE gene encoding stage V sporulation protein AE, which translates to MIFFWAFVVGGLICVIGQIMFDVFKFNPGLTLSILVVAGAILDALGLYEPLIDFAGAGATVPITNFGNSLVHGAIAEAEKHDLVGIITGMFEITSAGISSAIIFGMVAAIIFRPKG; encoded by the coding sequence ATGATTTTTTTCTGGGCATTTGTTGTTGGCGGTCTCATTTGTGTAATCGGCCAAATCATGTTTGATGTTTTTAAATTTAATCCCGGTCTCACACTCAGTATTCTTGTAGTGGCCGGGGCAATTCTAGACGCATTGGGTCTGTATGAGCCGCTCATTGATTTTGCCGGTGCAGGGGCAACCGTACCAATTACGAATTTTGGTAATTCATTGGTACATGGAGCAATTGCCGAGGCTGAAAAACATGATTTGGTAGGTATCATCACTGGAATGTTTGAGATAACCAGTGCAGGCATCTCTTCTGCAATCATTTTTGGAATGGTTGCAGCAATCATCTTTCGACCGAAAGGATAG
- the spoVAD gene encoding stage V sporulation protein AD has translation MLTGHRTWIFDKKPVILSTGTVAGPFEAEGNIPKDIDLLHDNIWLNQSSFEKANQLMMEEACQYAVKNSPIEKEQVKFFISGDLINQITPTSFAAKTMNLPYFGLFSACATSMESLALSAFIINADGADYILSGCSSHNAATEKQFRYPTEYGGQKPPTAQWTVTGAGCALVAKEGDGPQVTSATIGKVVDMGMSDPFNMGGAMAPAAVDTIETHLRERNVDASYYDAIITGDLGHIGHEVSLDMLQKRDIAVTEENYKDCGLTIYREGQPVLAGGSGAACSAVTVYGHFLNKMKRNELNRILVVATGSLHSPLTVQQKDTIPCIAHAVSIESGSDVQ, from the coding sequence ATGCTAACCGGACACCGAACATGGATTTTTGACAAAAAACCGGTCATCCTTTCAACTGGAACAGTTGCCGGACCGTTTGAAGCAGAAGGCAATATTCCCAAAGATATCGACCTCCTGCATGATAATATATGGCTCAACCAGTCATCCTTTGAAAAAGCAAATCAGCTCATGATGGAAGAAGCCTGTCAGTACGCTGTAAAAAATAGTCCAATTGAAAAGGAGCAGGTAAAGTTTTTTATCAGCGGAGATCTGATTAACCAGATTACGCCGACGAGCTTTGCGGCCAAAACGATGAATCTTCCGTACTTCGGACTGTTCAGTGCGTGTGCTACATCGATGGAAAGCCTGGCCCTGTCAGCATTTATTATCAACGCTGATGGAGCGGACTATATTTTGAGCGGGTGCTCGAGTCATAACGCCGCCACCGAAAAGCAATTCCGCTACCCTACTGAATATGGCGGGCAAAAACCCCCGACAGCACAATGGACAGTAACCGGTGCCGGGTGTGCACTCGTTGCAAAGGAGGGAGACGGTCCACAGGTTACATCAGCAACAATCGGAAAGGTTGTCGATATGGGCATGTCCGATCCATTTAATATGGGGGGAGCGATGGCACCTGCTGCTGTCGATACGATTGAAACACATTTGCGGGAACGGAATGTCGACGCCTCCTACTATGATGCAATCATAACTGGAGACCTCGGACATATCGGTCACGAGGTCTCGCTCGATATGCTGCAAAAAAGGGACATTGCTGTAACCGAAGAAAATTATAAAGACTGTGGTCTGACAATATATCGTGAAGGACAACCGGTACTTGCTGGAGGAAGCGGTGCTGCCTGCTCGGCAGTCACTGTTTATGGGCATTTCCTGAATAAAATGAAGCGAAATGAACTGAATCGGATTCTTGTTGTTGCTACAGGTTCACTCCATTCACCGCTGACCGTTCAGCAAAAAGACACGATTCCGTGCATTGCGCATGCAGTGTCAATCGAGTCAGGAAGTGATGTACAATGA
- the spoVAC gene encoding stage V sporulation protein AC, giving the protein MADKKKKNLPPAAQKYQSFQNDRETKRPLLKNCVKAFFVGGFICFIGQIISTLYIYYFNFTEQTVGNPTVATLIFITMFLTGFGVYDRIGQFAGAGSAVPVTGFGNAVISAAIEHRTEGFVLGVGGNMFKLAGSVILFGVFAAFVISLIKLILITWGGL; this is encoded by the coding sequence ATGGCAGATAAGAAAAAGAAAAATTTACCGCCTGCCGCGCAAAAATATCAGTCATTTCAAAATGACCGGGAAACGAAACGCCCACTTTTGAAAAATTGTGTCAAAGCTTTTTTTGTCGGCGGGTTCATTTGTTTTATCGGCCAGATTATTTCAACCCTTTACATCTATTATTTTAATTTTACAGAGCAGACAGTCGGTAATCCCACAGTGGCAACATTAATATTTATTACGATGTTTTTAACCGGATTTGGAGTTTACGACCGAATCGGACAGTTTGCCGGGGCGGGCTCGGCGGTTCCAGTTACCGGATTTGGCAACGCAGTAATTTCCGCGGCCATCGAACACCGAACCGAGGGGTTTGTATTAGGTGTCGGCGGTAATATGTTTAAATTAGCCGGATCTGTCATTTTGTTTGGGGTATTCGCAGCTTTTGTAATTTCATTAATCAAATTGATTCTCATTACATGGGGTGGATTATAA
- a CDS encoding DUF1657 domain-containing protein — translation MTVSSQVKQTLAGLKSAQASFEQFALQTENKAAKQMYENAAQQTQSVLQSVEPRIKQMESEEPQYKGF, via the coding sequence ATCAAGTCAGGTAAAACAGACGCTTGCAGGTTTAAAAAGTGCACAGGCAAGTTTTGAGCAATTCGCCTTGCAAACAGAAAATAAAGCAGCAAAGCAAATGTATGAAAACGCTGCACAACAAACGCAGAGCGTTCTGCAAAGTGTTGAACCGCGTATTAAACAAATGGAATCAGAGGAACCACAGTATAAAGGCTTTTAA